In the Flavobacterium sp. J372 genome, one interval contains:
- a CDS encoding YiiX family permuted papain-like enzyme, translating to MQKESLTDVAVLKDGDIIFQTSKSAQSKAIQLATKSKYSHCGIIYRQGDDYYVFEAVQPVTRTPLQKWINRGEGSHYVVKRLKDSTALTPEKLVYMKQTGKKMTGKDYDLYFEWSNDRIYCSELVWKIYKEGAGVEVGKLQQLKDFDLSHPEVQKIMKKRYGNEIPLNERVISPASIFRSDKLYTVTQN from the coding sequence ATGCAAAAAGAAAGTTTAACAGATGTTGCTGTTTTAAAAGATGGTGACATCATTTTTCAGACTTCAAAGTCAGCCCAAAGCAAAGCAATACAGCTTGCGACTAAATCAAAATATTCACACTGCGGCATCATATACCGTCAGGGCGATGACTATTATGTTTTTGAAGCAGTACAACCTGTAACCCGAACACCATTGCAAAAATGGATTAACAGAGGTGAAGGAAGCCATTATGTAGTAAAACGCCTTAAAGACAGTACGGCACTTACTCCGGAAAAGCTCGTGTACATGAAACAGACAGGTAAGAAAATGACCGGTAAAGATTATGACTTGTATTTTGAGTGGAGCAATGACCGCATTTATTGTTCAGAACTTGTTTGGAAAATATATAAAGAAGGTGCAGGTGTAGAAGTCGGCAAGCTTCAACAGTTGAAAGATTTTGACCTCTCACATCCTGAAGTGCAGAAAATAATGAAAAAGCGGTATGGTAATGAAATCCCTTTGAATGAACGGGTGATTTCGCCGGCATCAATTTTTCGAAGTGATAAACTCTATACTGTTACCCAAAATTAA
- a CDS encoding nitronate monooxygenase family protein → MTNNSITQLFNIKYPIIQAGMIWASGWRLASAVSNAGGLGLLGAGSMYPEVLREHIQKCKAATNKPFGVNVPMLYPNIQEIMDIIVEEGVKIVFTSAGNPKTWTSFLKEKGITVVHVVAGVKFALKAQEAGVDAVVAEGFEAGGHNGRDETTTFTLIPMVRQKLNIPLIAAGGIATGRGMLAAMVLGADGVQVGSRFAASVESSSHENFKQAIVNAQDGDTLVTLKELAPVRLIKNKFFHDVMELYTKSPSIDDLKTLLGRARAKKGMFEGDLEEGELEIGQIAGLINDIIPAAAIVEEMIAEFEEAKREVSGLHF, encoded by the coding sequence ATGACCAACAACTCCATCACCCAACTTTTCAACATCAAATACCCAATAATACAAGCCGGCATGATATGGGCCAGCGGATGGCGCCTTGCAAGTGCTGTGAGCAACGCAGGCGGACTCGGGCTTTTAGGTGCAGGCTCAATGTACCCTGAAGTGCTTCGCGAACATATACAAAAGTGTAAAGCGGCGACCAATAAGCCTTTTGGAGTGAATGTGCCGATGCTGTACCCGAACATCCAGGAAATAATGGATATTATTGTTGAGGAGGGCGTAAAGATCGTCTTCACTTCCGCAGGTAATCCCAAAACCTGGACATCTTTCCTGAAGGAAAAGGGTATTACCGTAGTACATGTGGTTGCAGGTGTAAAATTTGCCCTTAAAGCACAGGAAGCCGGAGTTGATGCCGTTGTAGCCGAAGGTTTTGAGGCAGGCGGGCATAATGGCCGTGACGAGACTACCACTTTTACATTAATACCTATGGTAAGGCAAAAGCTGAACATCCCGCTTATTGCTGCAGGAGGTATAGCCACAGGCCGCGGAATGCTGGCGGCAATGGTACTGGGAGCTGACGGTGTACAGGTAGGCTCGCGGTTTGCAGCCTCGGTTGAGTCATCATCACATGAAAACTTCAAGCAGGCCATTGTAAATGCTCAGGATGGTGATACACTTGTTACGTTGAAAGAACTTGCACCGGTAAGGCTAATCAAGAATAAGTTCTTCCACGATGTGATGGAGCTTTATACGAAGTCGCCCTCTATAGACGACCTTAAAACACTTTTAGGCCGTGCGCGTGCCAAAAAAGGAATGTTTGAAGGCGACCTTGAAGAAGGTGAGCTTGAAATTGGGCAGATAGCGGGCCTAATCAATGACATTATTCCAGCCGCAGCTATTGTTGAAGAAATGATAGCCGAGTTTGAAGAGGCGAAGAGGGAAGTGTCTGGTTTACATTTTTAA